In one Hymenobacter sp. DG25B genomic region, the following are encoded:
- a CDS encoding ABC transporter permease, whose protein sequence is MKQLLVFIRKEFYHVFRDRRTLLLLFGLPTAQILLFGFALSSEVKNIKLAVVDFAHDPASQQITSRLRASPYFQVQELALSYAEMETAFRQSRIKAALVFPAHFQADLLHTGRNQLQIVADASDPNTAITITHYLTSMVGEYQQELNQAAGALPYQIVPQTRMLYNPDLNGSLNFVPGVLALVLMIVCTTLTSVAIVREKELGTMEVLLVSPFRPLLVLIAKAVPYLVLSLLDFTLILLLSVYVLKVPIQGSLALLYLVSTVFIVACLALGLLISNVTSSQRVAMLLSMMGMMLPTLLFTGFLFPLENLPGPLRLIPNFIPSHWYYLIVKAVMLKGLGVAAVWRETLTLLGMAAVLLAISLRNFKIRLA, encoded by the coding sequence ATGAAACAGCTGCTCGTTTTTATCCGCAAGGAGTTCTACCACGTCTTCCGCGACCGGCGCACGTTGCTGCTGCTTTTTGGGCTGCCCACAGCGCAGATTCTGCTTTTTGGCTTTGCCTTGAGCAGTGAGGTAAAGAACATCAAGCTGGCCGTGGTGGATTTCGCCCATGATCCGGCTTCGCAACAGATTACCAGCAGGCTGCGGGCCAGCCCCTACTTCCAAGTGCAGGAGCTGGCGCTGAGCTACGCGGAAATGGAAACGGCTTTCCGGCAAAGCCGCATCAAAGCCGCGCTGGTATTTCCGGCCCATTTCCAGGCCGATTTGCTGCACACCGGCCGCAACCAGCTGCAAATAGTGGCCGACGCCTCGGACCCCAATACGGCCATTACCATTACCCACTACCTCACCAGTATGGTAGGCGAGTATCAGCAGGAGCTAAACCAGGCGGCCGGGGCGCTGCCCTACCAGATTGTGCCCCAAACACGTATGCTGTACAACCCCGACCTGAACGGCTCGCTCAACTTTGTGCCGGGCGTGCTGGCCCTGGTGCTCATGATTGTGTGCACTACGCTTACCTCCGTGGCCATTGTGCGCGAAAAGGAGCTGGGCACCATGGAGGTGCTGCTGGTGTCGCCGTTCCGGCCGCTGCTGGTGCTCATTGCCAAGGCCGTGCCCTATTTGGTGCTGTCCCTGCTCGATTTCACCCTGATTCTGCTGCTGTCGGTGTACGTGCTGAAGGTGCCCATTCAGGGGAGTCTGGCGCTGCTGTACCTGGTCAGCACGGTGTTTATTGTGGCGTGCCTGGCTTTGGGGCTGCTGATTTCCAATGTTACCAGCTCGCAGCGCGTGGCCATGCTGCTTTCCATGATGGGCATGATGCTGCCCACGCTGCTGTTCACGGGCTTCCTGTTTCCGCTGGAAAACCTGCCTGGCCCGCTGCGCCTCATTCCCAACTTCATACCCTCGCACTGGTACTACCTCATCGTGAAGGCCGTGATGCTGAAGGGGCTGGGAGTGGCGGCAGTTTGGCGGGAAACGCTGACTTTGCTGGGCATGGCGGCGGTGCTGCTGGCCATTAGTCTGCGCAACTTTAAGATTCGGCTGGCATGA
- a CDS encoding ABC transporter ATP-binding protein: protein MEPQPANVISCRELTKQFGDFVAVDRITFDVAAGEIFGFLGANGAGKTTAMRMLCGLSYPTAGQATVAGFDVYRQQEKIKQNIGYMSQKFSLYEDLTILENIEFFGGIYGLSNQQLKAKSEALITTLGLEREARKLVGSLPLGWKQKLAFSVAILHDPKIVFLDEPTGGVDPVTRRQFWDLIYEAADRGLTIFVTTHYMDEAEYCHRVSIMVDGRVEALDSPTNLKQRYHATTMDDVFYQLARGAQRSE from the coding sequence ATGGAACCGCAGCCCGCTAACGTCATTTCCTGCCGCGAGCTGACCAAACAGTTCGGCGACTTTGTGGCCGTGGACCGGATTACGTTTGACGTGGCGGCGGGCGAGATTTTTGGGTTTCTGGGGGCCAACGGCGCCGGCAAAACTACCGCCATGCGCATGCTCTGCGGCCTCTCCTACCCCACGGCGGGCCAGGCTACGGTGGCGGGCTTTGATGTGTACCGGCAGCAGGAAAAAATAAAGCAGAACATTGGCTACATGAGCCAGAAATTCTCGCTTTATGAGGACCTTACCATCCTGGAAAACATTGAGTTTTTTGGCGGTATCTATGGCTTATCCAATCAGCAGCTGAAGGCCAAAAGCGAGGCGCTGATTACTACTCTGGGCTTGGAGCGGGAAGCCCGAAAGCTGGTAGGCAGTCTGCCGCTGGGCTGGAAGCAGAAGCTGGCCTTTTCGGTAGCCATTCTGCACGACCCGAAAATCGTGTTTCTGGATGAGCCCACCGGCGGCGTGGACCCGGTAACCCGCCGCCAGTTCTGGGACCTGATTTACGAAGCTGCCGACCGGGGCCTCACCATTTTCGTGACCACCCACTACATGGATGAGGCCGAGTACTGCCACCGCGTCTCCATTATGGTAGACGGCCGCGTGGAAGCCCTGGACTCGCCCACCAACCTGAAGCAGCGCTACCACGCCACTACCATGGACGACGTGTTTTACCAGCTGGCCCGCGGCGCCCAGCGGAGCGAGTAA
- a CDS encoding ABC transporter ATP-binding protein, whose protein sequence is MVTLQNITKTYEKGTVRAVEDVSFAVQPGELFGLIGPDGAGKTSLFRILTTLLLADSGTATVDGHDVRRDYRAIRNTVGYMPGKFSLYQDLTVEENLTFFATLFDTTIATNYGLIKDIYEQIEPFKNRRAGKLSGGMKQKLALCCALIHRPTVLFLDEPTTGVDAVSRKEFWEMLGRLRQQGITILVSTPYMDEATRCERIALMQAGHLLSVDTPDNIIKAYPGPLYAVKATATHRLLQDLRASALVRSSYAFGEYVHVTFRQEKPDNEAALHRYLLAKQHTNLEIKPIMPTIEDRFIDLMTTHPASSNGTAAR, encoded by the coding sequence ATGGTCACGCTGCAGAACATCACAAAAACCTACGAAAAAGGTACGGTGCGGGCCGTGGAGGACGTGTCGTTTGCGGTGCAGCCGGGGGAGTTGTTTGGGCTGATTGGGCCCGATGGAGCCGGCAAAACCAGCCTGTTTCGGATTCTGACCACGCTGCTGCTGGCGGACTCCGGCACGGCCACTGTGGATGGCCACGACGTGCGCCGCGACTACCGGGCCATCCGCAACACGGTGGGTTACATGCCGGGTAAATTCTCCCTCTATCAGGATCTGACGGTGGAGGAAAACCTGACCTTTTTCGCCACGCTGTTCGATACCACCATTGCAACCAACTATGGCCTGATTAAAGATATTTACGAGCAGATTGAGCCGTTTAAAAACCGGCGCGCGGGCAAGCTTTCCGGGGGCATGAAGCAGAAGCTGGCCTTGTGCTGCGCCCTCATTCACCGGCCCACCGTGCTGTTTCTGGATGAGCCCACCACCGGCGTGGATGCCGTATCGCGCAAGGAATTCTGGGAGATGCTGGGGCGGCTCCGGCAGCAGGGCATCACCATTCTGGTTTCCACGCCCTACATGGATGAAGCCACGCGCTGTGAGCGAATTGCGCTGATGCAGGCCGGCCACCTTCTTTCCGTAGATACGCCCGATAATATTATTAAAGCCTACCCCGGCCCGCTCTACGCGGTGAAGGCCACCGCCACCCACCGCCTGTTGCAGGATTTGCGGGCCTCGGCGCTGGTGCGCAGCAGCTATGCGTTTGGCGAGTACGTGCACGTAACGTTCCGGCAGGAGAAGCCCGACAACGAGGCCGCCCTCCACCGCTACCTGCTGGCTAAACAGCACACCAACCTCGAAATCAAACCCATTATGCCCACTATCGAAGACCGGTTTATTGACCTGATGACTACCCACCCCGCCAGCTCCAATGGAACCGCAGCCCGCTAA
- a CDS encoding HlyD family secretion protein has product MKNLVMLLGWAVWVALGLTVISCQEKGPDFDASGNFEADEVIVSAQQTGQILAFTVQEGDVLPAGTTVGQIDVTTARLQQEQTQASMEALREQTSSAAPQVELTRRQLAVQQAQLKQLYRERTRTQGLVRADVWPRKQLDDINAQITQAERQLAVTRQQIQVAESNTATQNRAVLSHRAALSKTEAQFEEQVRKGRIMNPVTGTVLTKYAFAGEMATIGKPLYRIANTDTLTLRAYITGTQLPQVKLGQPVTVRIDNGKDQFKTYPGTITWISSKAEFTPKTIQTKDERANLVYALNVRVKNDGYLKIGMYGEVLLKKSAEE; this is encoded by the coding sequence ATGAAAAACTTAGTAATGCTGCTGGGCTGGGCAGTTTGGGTGGCGTTGGGTCTGACCGTTATTTCCTGCCAGGAAAAAGGGCCTGATTTCGATGCTTCCGGCAATTTCGAAGCGGATGAAGTTATCGTATCAGCCCAGCAGACTGGCCAGATTCTGGCATTTACCGTGCAGGAAGGCGACGTGCTGCCAGCCGGCACCACCGTGGGGCAGATTGACGTAACCACCGCGCGGCTCCAGCAGGAGCAAACACAGGCTTCCATGGAGGCCTTGCGCGAGCAAACCAGCAGCGCCGCCCCGCAGGTGGAGCTAACGCGCCGCCAGCTTGCCGTGCAGCAGGCCCAGCTAAAGCAGCTGTACCGGGAGCGCACCCGCACGCAGGGCCTGGTGCGGGCCGATGTATGGCCCCGCAAGCAGCTGGACGATATAAATGCCCAGATTACGCAGGCCGAGCGGCAGCTGGCCGTTACGCGCCAGCAGATACAGGTGGCCGAGAGCAACACGGCCACGCAAAACCGCGCCGTGCTCAGCCACCGGGCGGCCCTGTCTAAAACGGAGGCGCAGTTTGAAGAGCAGGTGCGCAAAGGCCGGATTATGAACCCCGTTACCGGCACAGTGCTCACCAAATACGCTTTTGCCGGCGAAATGGCAACCATTGGCAAGCCCCTGTACCGCATTGCCAACACCGATACGCTCACGCTGCGCGCCTACATCACGGGCACCCAGCTGCCTCAGGTGAAGCTGGGGCAACCCGTTACGGTGCGAATTGATAATGGCAAGGACCAGTTCAAAACCTATCCGGGCACGATAACCTGGATTTCCAGCAAGGCAGAGTTCACGCCCAAAACCATTCAGACCAAGGATGAGCGGGCCAATCTGGTGTACGCCCTGAACGTGCGCGTGAAGAATGACGGCTACCTCAAGATTGGCATGTACGGGGAGGTGCTGCTGAAGAAATCAGCCGAAGAATAA
- a CDS encoding TetR/AcrR family transcriptional regulator: protein MKNAAAPMDTSTEERIKVAARKVFLRKGYAATRVRDIAEEAGINLALLNYYFRSKEKLFDLVMLEKLQQFAGSLHQIMLHETTTLQEKVEQISAFYIDLLLAQPELPLFIFSELKANPQKLSETMGAKKVLLQSRFAVQLREELGTHQNQTHPLQLLMSLLGMAVFPFIARPVFQLVSEQDNAHFAALMQERKRLLPLWFDALLKTS from the coding sequence ATGAAAAACGCCGCTGCCCCGATGGATACCAGCACGGAAGAGCGCATTAAAGTGGCGGCGCGCAAGGTGTTTCTGCGCAAAGGCTACGCCGCCACCCGGGTGCGCGACATTGCCGAGGAGGCAGGCATTAACCTGGCCCTGCTCAACTACTACTTCCGCAGCAAAGAAAAGCTGTTTGATCTGGTGATGCTGGAAAAGCTGCAGCAGTTTGCCGGCTCCCTGCACCAGATTATGCTCCATGAAACTACCACGCTGCAGGAAAAGGTGGAGCAGATTTCGGCCTTCTACATTGACCTGCTGCTGGCCCAGCCGGAGCTGCCCTTGTTCATTTTCAGCGAGTTGAAAGCCAACCCGCAGAAGCTTTCCGAAACCATGGGCGCCAAAAAGGTGCTGCTGCAGTCGCGGTTTGCGGTACAGCTGCGGGAAGAGCTGGGCACACACCAAAATCAGACTCATCCCCTTCAGCTGCTGATGAGCCTGCTGGGCATGGCGGTGTTTCCTTTTATTGCGCGACCGGTATTTCAGCTGGTGAGTGAGCAGGACAACGCCCACTTTGCGGCCCTGATGCAGGAGCGGAAGCGCCTGCTCCCGCTATGGTTTGATGCCCTCCTGAAAACGAGCTGA
- a CDS encoding organic hydroperoxide resistance protein: MKKNLYTAESTATGGRSGQVHSQDGVINMEMSVPSVLGGKKGATNPEQLFAAGYSSCFQQALLVIAQKEGERLDPASTVQCSVTLFQEGEGYGLSAVLDVSLKGMSHERASELVTKAHEICPYSVGTRGNMEVELKVDGEPAAVKEKA; this comes from the coding sequence ATGAAAAAGAATCTGTATACGGCCGAGTCAACGGCTACCGGCGGCCGCAGCGGCCAGGTGCACTCCCAGGATGGCGTTATCAATATGGAAATGTCGGTACCATCTGTACTGGGCGGGAAGAAGGGCGCTACCAACCCCGAGCAGCTGTTTGCGGCCGGTTATTCCTCCTGCTTTCAGCAGGCCCTGCTGGTTATCGCGCAGAAGGAAGGCGAGCGGCTGGACCCTGCCAGTACCGTGCAATGCTCCGTAACGCTTTTTCAGGAAGGCGAAGGCTACGGTCTGAGCGCCGTGCTGGATGTAAGCCTGAAGGGTATGAGCCATGAGCGCGCCTCGGAGCTGGTGACCAAAGCCCATGAGATATGCCCTTACTCGGTAGGCACCCGGGGCAACATGGAAGTAGAGCTGAAAGTAGATGGCGAGCCGGCCGCCGTAAAGGAAAAGGCCTAA
- the sucC gene encoding ADP-forming succinate--CoA ligase subunit beta: protein MNIHEYQGKEILKRYGVRVQEGYTADTPEEAVAAAQKLTAETGTGWHVIKAQIHAGGRGKGGGVKLAKNLEQVKEIAGQIIGMQLVTKQTGAEGRKVHKVLVAQDVYYPGASEPKEYYMSVLLDRATGKNVIIYTTEGGMDIEEVAEAHPEKIHREHIDPRVGLQAFQARKIAFNLGLEGEAHKEMVKFVQALYKAYDDTDSAMFEINPVLKTSDNKILAVDAKVTLDENALYRHKDFAALRDLNEEDPLEVEASNSNLNYVKLDGNVGCMVNGAGLAMATMDIIKLSGGEPANFLDVGGGANAQTVEAGFRIILKDPNVKAILINIFGGIVRCDRVANGVVEAYKNIGDIKVPIIVRLQGTNAEEGARIIDESGLKVYSAVLLKDAAQKVKEVLAEQGLA, encoded by the coding sequence ATGAACATCCACGAGTATCAGGGTAAAGAAATCCTCAAGCGCTATGGCGTGCGCGTGCAGGAAGGCTACACCGCCGACACCCCCGAAGAAGCGGTAGCCGCCGCCCAGAAGCTGACCGCGGAAACCGGAACCGGCTGGCACGTTATCAAAGCTCAGATTCACGCCGGTGGCCGTGGCAAAGGAGGCGGAGTGAAGCTCGCCAAAAACCTGGAGCAGGTGAAGGAAATTGCCGGCCAGATCATTGGCATGCAGCTGGTGACCAAGCAAACCGGCGCCGAAGGCCGCAAGGTGCACAAAGTACTGGTTGCCCAGGACGTGTACTACCCCGGTGCTTCTGAGCCCAAAGAATACTACATGAGCGTGCTGCTGGACCGCGCTACCGGCAAAAACGTCATCATCTATACCACCGAAGGCGGGATGGACATTGAGGAGGTAGCCGAAGCGCACCCCGAGAAAATCCACCGCGAGCATATTGACCCCCGCGTGGGTCTGCAGGCTTTTCAGGCTCGCAAAATTGCCTTCAACCTGGGCCTCGAAGGCGAAGCCCACAAGGAGATGGTGAAGTTTGTACAGGCGCTGTACAAGGCTTACGACGACACTGACTCGGCTATGTTCGAAATCAACCCTGTGTTGAAAACTTCGGACAACAAGATTCTGGCCGTGGACGCCAAAGTAACCCTCGACGAAAACGCCCTCTACCGTCACAAGGACTTCGCCGCCCTGCGCGACCTGAACGAAGAGGACCCGCTGGAGGTAGAAGCCTCGAACTCGAACCTGAACTATGTGAAGCTGGACGGCAACGTGGGCTGCATGGTGAATGGCGCGGGCCTGGCCATGGCTACCATGGACATCATTAAGCTGAGCGGCGGCGAGCCGGCCAACTTCCTCGACGTAGGGGGTGGAGCCAACGCCCAGACCGTTGAAGCTGGCTTCCGCATCATCCTGAAGGACCCGAACGTGAAAGCCATCCTCATCAACATCTTCGGTGGCATTGTGCGCTGCGACCGGGTGGCTAATGGTGTGGTAGAAGCCTACAAGAACATCGGCGACATTAAAGTCCCCATCATCGTACGTCTGCAGGGCACCAACGCTGAAGAAGGCGCGCGCATCATTGATGAGTCGGGTCTGAAAGTGTACTCGGCTGTATTGCTGAAAGATGCGGCTCAGAAAGTGAAAGAAGTACTGGCCGAGCAGGGCCTCGCCTAA
- a CDS encoding AMP-binding protein — protein sequence MIPGLTAYTFHPLYSSEQATGWLAHPSGAFGLPIVQNMILGDQLDWPLPELMEPKARATEETLRQRLPAYDEFVRRKGRRPVYDAYVCFQPFNEATRALLPFVHMLRRQLRSGDVILNLWDRSGWNTSWLAGLFPEQTILTVWDGDRDVLGYKGYAYWLTGTQAPANVQLLFQELNKPLPLNDHSVRLVIGMDVLHRFEQARVLRELMRVVAPDGGLLFPHVHLANNEPDPYFERGGRLLHGQQYMQFLEPLARQTNRQALVYSEPELFYFNEHGDSNTPAPKPNPASPDYNGLVALLPDTWMEKQPMLEPCQAVEESTWASCRLLINFLLHINPLTGRVEYRAERFGGAVGHLLERHPVYQQHLASAHGYQLSAEARSVLYWAARQYTAAEIAKQLGRSVEELRPLLRELSALDIIQLVPISAQSHRLQHFLAFQEFQAPNQEHTIPRLWARAQQHYGEATLLTALEDGSSFSYAEADAIVTDIRQALRRSRISAGDAVAIHAPLHAEVLLLSWACWLEGAVVVPLSMTLPAATAQTILESVSPKLLLVVAEKQADYEPVEVPKLVVDTDESSELPPNARWFSDWLSLEEEPETEEPTPPTITPTDVAAILFTSGSTGLPKGVPLTHGQLYRSARLVTETFGWETTDRFLAVGDADAMSGLRNAALAPLEVGASVIIPTVAQKQHAAMLAEAVVTSQATLLAASPALLRQWVQLGRRIGTELRSLRLVMSTGSQLTPTLRTDFQQAFNLPIVNYYGLTETTGICLAERPEQAQPTADTIGWPVGCLAQIVDDQGQQVDPGQEGELRIYSDNLMQGPYYGPGSATPSPVRDGWLYTGDIAVANSDGSVTLRGRRTELIKNALSEVVYPSEIETHLLAHAAVHQAAVCAFQRHDTERLAAFVTLGPGHDAALIIPQLLAHLTARVGEHKVPSVVQVLDALPYSSNGKVLKTQLLELLR from the coding sequence ATGATTCCCGGGCTTACAGCGTATACCTTTCATCCCCTCTATTCGTCGGAGCAGGCAACGGGCTGGCTGGCCCACCCCAGCGGCGCTTTCGGCTTGCCAATCGTGCAGAATATGATCCTGGGCGACCAGCTGGACTGGCCTTTGCCGGAACTGATGGAACCCAAAGCACGGGCCACAGAGGAAACCCTGCGCCAGCGCCTGCCGGCCTACGATGAGTTTGTGCGGCGAAAAGGGCGGCGCCCGGTGTATGATGCCTATGTATGCTTTCAGCCCTTTAATGAGGCCACCCGGGCGCTGCTACCGTTCGTGCATATGCTGCGCCGGCAACTCCGCTCCGGCGACGTTATTCTGAATCTCTGGGACCGGTCGGGGTGGAATACCTCCTGGCTGGCGGGCCTGTTCCCGGAGCAGACTATTCTCACGGTGTGGGACGGTGACCGGGACGTGTTAGGCTATAAAGGCTATGCATACTGGCTAACCGGCACGCAGGCCCCGGCCAACGTGCAGCTGCTTTTCCAGGAGCTGAACAAGCCACTGCCCCTCAACGACCACAGCGTGCGCCTGGTCATAGGTATGGATGTGCTGCACCGCTTCGAGCAGGCCCGGGTGCTGCGGGAGCTGATGCGGGTGGTTGCGCCCGATGGTGGCCTGCTCTTTCCGCATGTGCACCTCGCCAATAACGAGCCGGATCCTTACTTTGAGCGTGGCGGCCGCCTGCTGCATGGCCAGCAGTATATGCAATTCCTGGAGCCCCTGGCCCGGCAAACCAACCGCCAGGCGCTGGTGTATTCTGAGCCTGAGTTGTTTTACTTCAACGAACACGGTGACTCCAATACCCCGGCACCAAAACCAAATCCTGCCTCCCCCGACTATAACGGCCTGGTTGCTTTACTACCGGACACATGGATGGAAAAGCAGCCAATGCTGGAGCCCTGCCAGGCAGTGGAAGAATCCACATGGGCCAGTTGCCGGCTCCTGATCAATTTCCTGCTGCACATTAACCCGCTAACAGGCCGGGTGGAATACCGCGCCGAGCGGTTTGGTGGCGCCGTGGGCCACTTATTAGAGCGGCACCCGGTATATCAGCAACATTTGGCAAGTGCCCACGGCTACCAACTGTCGGCAGAGGCGCGCAGCGTGCTTTATTGGGCCGCCCGGCAATACACCGCCGCCGAAATAGCCAAGCAGCTGGGGCGCTCTGTGGAAGAGCTACGGCCGCTGCTGCGGGAGCTTAGCGCCCTGGATATCATCCAGTTAGTGCCCATCAGCGCCCAAAGCCACCGGCTGCAGCATTTTCTGGCTTTTCAGGAATTTCAGGCCCCCAATCAGGAGCACACCATTCCCCGGCTGTGGGCGCGGGCCCAGCAGCACTACGGAGAAGCCACGCTGCTCACGGCCCTGGAAGATGGAAGTAGCTTCAGCTACGCAGAGGCCGATGCCATTGTAACGGACATTCGGCAGGCCTTGCGCCGTAGCAGGATTTCTGCGGGCGATGCGGTGGCCATACATGCGCCGCTACATGCGGAGGTTTTGTTGCTGAGTTGGGCTTGTTGGCTGGAAGGCGCTGTAGTAGTACCCCTGAGCATGACGCTACCTGCTGCCACCGCTCAAACCATACTGGAGTCAGTTTCGCCAAAGCTTCTGTTAGTGGTAGCTGAAAAGCAAGCGGATTATGAGCCTGTAGAAGTGCCCAAGCTGGTGGTAGACACGGACGAGAGCAGTGAGCTGCCGCCGAACGCCCGGTGGTTTTCTGACTGGCTGAGCCTGGAGGAAGAGCCCGAAACAGAGGAACCTACTCCACCGACCATTACTCCTACAGATGTTGCGGCCATTTTATTTACCTCAGGCTCTACCGGGCTGCCGAAAGGAGTGCCGCTCACGCACGGGCAGTTATACCGCAGTGCCCGGCTGGTAACGGAAACCTTCGGGTGGGAAACCACCGACCGTTTTCTGGCCGTGGGCGACGCTGATGCTATGAGCGGCCTACGCAACGCGGCCTTAGCCCCGCTGGAAGTAGGCGCCAGCGTCATTATCCCAACCGTTGCTCAGAAACAACACGCCGCCATGCTTGCGGAAGCAGTAGTAACCTCCCAGGCCACGTTGCTAGCCGCTAGCCCGGCGCTGCTGCGGCAATGGGTGCAGCTGGGGCGCCGCATTGGGACGGAACTGCGGAGCCTGCGCCTGGTGATGAGCACCGGCAGCCAGCTGACGCCTACGCTGCGCACCGACTTCCAGCAGGCGTTTAACCTCCCTATCGTTAACTATTACGGCCTCACCGAGACTACCGGCATATGCCTGGCCGAGCGCCCCGAGCAGGCGCAACCCACCGCCGATACCATTGGCTGGCCCGTAGGTTGCCTGGCGCAGATCGTGGATGATCAGGGCCAGCAGGTGGATCCAGGGCAGGAAGGGGAGCTGCGTATCTACAGTGATAACCTGATGCAGGGCCCGTACTATGGTCCCGGCAGCGCTACTCCTTCGCCGGTGCGGGACGGCTGGCTATACACCGGCGACATAGCCGTGGCCAACTCCGATGGCAGCGTAACATTGCGCGGCCGTCGCACGGAGCTTATCAAGAATGCTTTAAGCGAAGTCGTGTATCCCTCCGAAATTGAAACGCATCTGCTGGCCCATGCCGCCGTGCACCAGGCCGCTGTGTGTGCCTTTCAGCGCCATGACACGGAACGCCTGGCTGCCTTTGTAACGCTGGGCCCCGGCCACGATGCTGCCCTGATAATACCTCAGCTTCTGGCGCATCTCACGGCTCGGGTAGGGGAGCACAAAGTGCCATCTGTGGTGCAGGTACTGGATGCGCTGCCTTATTCCTCCAATGGGAAAGTGCTTAAAACCCAACTACTGGAGTTACTTCGCTGA
- a CDS encoding AMP-binding protein → MSTLTATRWADVVQTVARFSEPARQNAAFLDLGNRRITYRQLTERIGQLAGVFARLGLQEGDRVVVSVEDEVETAFIFWAMLRYGLSAILLDPEVKPDRARAIIRTAEPVAFIADEAFLQRQQIDAKQYKVLPVRLEEAPKGQLFRKLLGRTQSSAGASQTYPALLAQEKPAPLPTAISPDTVAYVLFTSGTTSDTKGVQITHRNLFSHLQTLTNVYGFDADTRLMNILLLYHADGIIQGPILAGYNAAVCIRPLRFDLSNIGALLDAIYKYRVTHLIAVPAMLALIQRFSDGYEDSFRTPDFRFIISVSSHLEEALWGAFAVRFGVRLVNVYGLTETVAGGLFCGPGDESYRIGTVGKPVDMEARIVNEFDEEVGDETEGELLLRGENVMLAYLNNPTATAEVLMPDGWLRSGDIAMRSTDGYYRITGRKKNIIVSGGVNIHPEEITEVLNTHPAVAEAVSFGVADEVFGEKLISCVVFKEGTTATEVELTSYCRERLEEKKVPTVIHSLDELPKGLSGKVQLKVVQERLATHVAQATANGPDFRSLVREAASHAFKVPMEQLRPEANSRSMAGWDSMAHLDFIVRLEKALGTEFSTAEIMVMNSLQTAEDVARKKLATR, encoded by the coding sequence ATGTCTACTCTTACTGCAACCCGTTGGGCCGATGTCGTCCAAACCGTAGCTCGCTTCAGTGAGCCCGCCCGCCAGAACGCCGCGTTTCTAGATCTGGGCAATCGTCGTATCACGTATCGTCAGCTCACGGAGCGCATTGGGCAGCTGGCTGGGGTCTTTGCCCGGCTTGGGCTTCAGGAAGGCGACCGGGTAGTGGTTTCGGTGGAGGATGAAGTGGAAACCGCCTTTATTTTCTGGGCGATGCTGCGCTATGGCCTCAGCGCTATTCTACTGGACCCGGAAGTGAAGCCCGATCGGGCCCGTGCTATTATCCGCACGGCTGAGCCAGTGGCGTTCATTGCCGATGAGGCCTTTTTGCAGCGGCAGCAAATCGATGCAAAGCAGTATAAAGTACTTCCGGTGCGGCTGGAGGAAGCTCCTAAAGGGCAGCTTTTTCGGAAGCTACTGGGCCGCACCCAGTCATCGGCAGGAGCAAGCCAGACATATCCGGCCCTGCTGGCACAGGAAAAGCCCGCCCCACTGCCCACTGCCATCAGTCCCGATACGGTAGCCTATGTGCTGTTCACCTCGGGCACTACTTCCGATACAAAAGGGGTGCAGATTACGCACCGCAACCTGTTCAGCCATTTGCAGACACTGACAAACGTGTACGGGTTTGATGCCGATACGCGTCTGATGAACATCCTCCTGCTCTACCACGCCGATGGTATTATCCAAGGGCCAATTCTGGCGGGTTATAACGCGGCCGTCTGCATCCGGCCACTGCGCTTCGACCTGAGCAATATTGGCGCTCTACTGGATGCCATTTACAAGTACCGGGTAACGCATCTAATAGCCGTGCCAGCTATGCTGGCGCTCATTCAGCGCTTTTCAGATGGCTACGAGGACAGCTTCCGTACCCCGGATTTTCGCTTTATCATTTCCGTTTCCTCGCATCTGGAAGAAGCCCTGTGGGGCGCTTTTGCTGTGCGCTTCGGCGTGCGTCTGGTGAACGTGTATGGTCTCACGGAAACCGTGGCCGGTGGCCTGTTCTGCGGCCCTGGTGACGAAAGCTACCGCATTGGCACCGTGGGCAAGCCCGTGGACATGGAGGCCCGCATAGTGAATGAGTTTGATGAGGAAGTAGGAGATGAAACCGAGGGGGAACTGCTGCTGCGCGGCGAAAATGTCATGCTGGCTTACCTCAATAATCCCACCGCTACCGCAGAAGTACTGATGCCGGATGGCTGGCTCCGCTCCGGCGACATAGCCATGCGCAGCACCGATGGTTATTACCGCATTACAGGTCGTAAGAAAAACATTATTGTTTCGGGTGGAGTCAACATTCACCCCGAGGAAATAACGGAGGTTCTGAACACGCACCCCGCTGTGGCCGAAGCTGTCAGCTTTGGCGTGGCCGATGAGGTATTCGGGGAAAAGCTAATTAGCTGCGTGGTTTTCAAAGAAGGAACTACGGCTACTGAGGTAGAGCTGACCAGCTACTGCCGCGAGCGGCTGGAAGAGAAGAAAGTACCTACCGTAATTCATTCATTGGATGAGTTGCCCAAAGGGTTGTCTGGAAAAGTGCAGCTGAAAGTAGTGCAGGAGCGGCTGGCAACGCACGTTGCGCAAGCCACCGCTAATGGCCCCGATTTCCGCTCGCTGGTGCGCGAGGCAGCATCGCATGCCTTTAAAGTGCCTATGGAGCAGCTTCGCCCCGAGGCCAACTCGCGCAGCATGGCCGGCTGGGACTCCATGGCCCACCTGGATTTCATCGTTCGGCTGGAAAAGGCACTGGGAACGGAGTTTTCCACGGCAGAGATTATGGTAATGAATAGTTTACAAACCGCTGAAGACGTTGCGCGCAAGAAACTCGCCACCCGCTGA